The region TAAAACAGCGGTTGGCAATTTAGGTACCAAGCCGGTTTCAATAAAATGATATATGACCGGTATTCCAAGAGACAGGGATATAATGACCAATAAAAAGCCTATTAAAGAAAAAAATGGAAGGGGCTTTTCATGGCGGAACAACGAGATAATCAATTTCAGTATTTTAAACCCATCAAAGATAGTTCTCAATTTACTTTCAGAACCGGGAGACCGCGCGTAGTAATTGCCTTCTCTGTGGCCAATGGGTATTTGAAGCTGCAAAGCATGGATGGCTATTTCTGTTTCAATATCGAATCCCATAGATTGGATGGGAAAAGATTTTACAAAACGTCTGGATAAAACCTTATAGCCGGAAAGCATATCCTGAATATAGTTACCGAAGATTGTGTTGACTGCTTTTGAAAGCAGTTTACTGCCTAAAACATGCCCGGGTCTGTATGATTGCGATTCAGTGCCTATTCGGATGCAATTAACCAATTCA is a window of Deltaproteobacteria bacterium DNA encoding:
- a CDS encoding glycosyltransferase family 2 protein — encoded protein: MNNIDKKEISQPRIAVLIPCYNEEATITKVIHNFQSSLPDAVVYVYDNNSTDHTAEIARAAGAIVRYEKRQGKGNVMRSMFRDIEADFYIMTDGDDTYDAGLAASMLQLAIESHYELVNCIRIGTESQSYRPGHVLGSKLLSKAVNTIFGNYIQDMLSGYKVLSRRFVKSFPIQSMGFDIETEIAIHALQLQIPIGHREGNYYARSPGSESKLRTIFDGFKILKLIISLFRHEKPLPFFSLIGFLLVIISLSLGIPVIYHFIETGLVPKLPTAVLSMGIMLIAFLSFMTGIILDTVTKGRIENKMIAYLQNKPFD